One Gemmatimonadota bacterium DNA window includes the following coding sequences:
- a CDS encoding N-6 DNA methylase: MLDTETRRRIDSARDILVGKVPDPKSQVEQITIALIYKFMDDMDAKAEELGGERQFFEGEFAQYGWAGLMHSGQSGHEVLDLYATAIARMPENPGIPSLFRNIFNNAYLPYRDPETLRAFLKVIDEFTYDHSERLGDAFEYLLSVLGSQGDAGQFRTPRHIIDFIVEIIDPRKHETVLDPACGTAGFLISSWKHIDKANTDANGNSTLSSDEKLKLTQNFNGYDISPDMVRLSLVNMYLHDFKQPRIHEYDTLTSEDRWNEFADVILANPPFMSPKGGIRPHSRFSVKSKRSEVLFVDYIAEHLTPNGRAGVVIPEGIIFQSQNAHRQLRRKLVEDYLVAVISLPAGVFNPYSGVKTSVLILDRKLAKQTDHIAFYKVENDGFDLGAQRRAIEKNDLPMVREELCRYLDMSRAGKTANAPDPEPESTANVAEQGVVYESQPRQSSLGLVVERKKIAADVEYNLGMERYQESSFQYTKFARVKINTLVNTVTPPAKIPRNAYAETGRFPIIDQSQNEIAGWTDDDSTVIMPDKPLVIFGDHTCTVKLIETPFAQGADGIKILNTIDAVDPKYL; the protein is encoded by the coding sequence GTGCTCGATACCGAGACCAGACGCCGCATAGATTCGGCCCGCGATATCCTGGTGGGTAAAGTACCCGACCCCAAGAGCCAGGTCGAGCAGATTACCATCGCCCTCATCTACAAGTTCATGGATGACATGGACGCCAAGGCCGAGGAGCTAGGGGGCGAGCGCCAGTTTTTCGAAGGCGAGTTTGCTCAATACGGCTGGGCTGGCCTGATGCACAGTGGCCAGAGTGGACATGAAGTTCTAGACCTGTACGCAACCGCCATAGCCCGGATGCCCGAGAACCCCGGAATCCCCTCGCTGTTCCGGAATATCTTCAACAACGCATATTTGCCCTACCGTGACCCGGAGACCCTGCGCGCTTTTCTCAAGGTCATCGACGAGTTCACCTACGACCACAGCGAGCGGCTCGGGGACGCCTTTGAATACCTGCTTTCTGTACTCGGCTCTCAGGGAGATGCCGGGCAGTTCCGCACCCCCCGCCATATCATCGACTTTATCGTCGAGATCATTGATCCGAGGAAGCACGAAACGGTACTTGATCCGGCCTGCGGTACCGCTGGGTTCTTGATATCGTCCTGGAAACATATTGACAAGGCGAATACCGACGCGAATGGCAACAGTACGTTATCGTCCGATGAAAAGTTAAAACTCACACAGAACTTCAATGGCTATGACATCTCACCCGACATGGTGCGCCTATCGCTCGTAAACATGTACCTTCATGACTTCAAACAACCCCGAATCCATGAATACGACACGTTGACCAGCGAGGACAGGTGGAACGAGTTTGCAGACGTGATCCTGGCGAACCCGCCTTTCATGTCGCCCAAAGGAGGCATACGTCCACACAGCAGGTTTTCGGTGAAATCTAAACGGAGTGAAGTACTATTTGTGGACTATATCGCAGAGCACCTAACGCCCAATGGGCGAGCAGGGGTAGTTATTCCTGAAGGTATCATCTTTCAAAGTCAGAACGCCCACAGGCAACTGCGCAGGAAGCTGGTAGAGGACTACCTGGTCGCGGTTATCTCCCTGCCGGCGGGCGTGTTTAATCCGTATTCCGGCGTTAAAACCTCTGTTTTGATTCTGGATAGGAAGCTGGCGAAGCAGACAGACCACATCGCGTTCTACAAAGTGGAGAATGACGGTTTTGATCTGGGGGCGCAGAGAAGGGCGATAGAGAAGAATGATCTGCCGATGGTCCGGGAGGAGCTATGTAGGTATCTGGATATGTCGCGTGCGGGGAAAACGGCAAACGCCCCTGATCCTGAGCCCGAATCAACCGCTAACGTAGCGGAACAGGGCGTGGTGTATGAATCGCAACCTCGTCAGTCCTCACTCGGTTTGGTAGTAGAGAGAAAGAAGATTGCAGCGGATGTAGAGTACAATCTTGGCATGGAGAGATATCAGGAGAGTAGTTTTCAATACACGAAATTCGCAAGGGTTAAGATCAATACCCTCGTAAATACAGTTACCCCTCCTGCCAAAATACCAAGAAACGCTTACGCTGAAACAGGCCGATTTCCGATTATCGATCAATCGCAGAACGAAATCGCGGGCTGGACAGACGATGACTCAACAGTGATAATGCCTGATAAACCATTGGTGATATTTGGGGATCATACATGTACAGTTAAACTTATTGAAACTCCCTTTGCTCAAGGGGCTGACGGGATTAAAATCCTTAATACGATTGATGCGGTTGATCCCAAGTATCTG
- a CDS encoding DEAD/DEAH box helicase family protein, translating to MSEATARIKINKLLEKAGWRFFAEGDKPTNIQLEPSVTIKKSKLDDLGDDFEKTTTGFVDFLLLDEKGFPLVVLEAKSEDKDPLVGKEQARKYAKSLRCRFVILSNGNLHYFWDLRRGNPNQITSFPTQDSVGHYSKFEPDPKRLADKPVDDDFIVLSQRPNYQSEAAYQNKNERNGFIRHHKLRFLRTYQLKAVHALQKAVSEGGDRFLFEMATGTGKTLTAAAIIKLFLHTLNARRVLFLVDRLELEEQARKVFTELLSSDFQTVVYKERRDDWRHAEIVVTTVQSLLFNNKYQERFSPTDFDLVISDEAHRSIGGNARAVFEYFVGYKLGLTATPRDYLRGVDTSATNVRDPRETERRMLMDTYRTFGCESGQPTFRYTLLDGVKDGVLINPTVVDARTEVTTQLLSDDGFVATFIDVEGEDHEEVYKQRDFEKKFYSQSTNYLFCETFLKNALRDPVSGEIGKSIIFTVSQTHAARLTQILNEIADKMYLGRYQSNFAVQVTSQVQDAQQFTIRFTNNNLHGFGNVISTYRTSKARVCVTVGMMTTGYDCPDILNLGLFRPIFSPTDFIQIKGRGTRKHNFLDLLFDEERKGMVTAPDKTAFKLFDFFGNCEYFEEEYNYDEILKLPARWKEPGEGEIDPVVLADTYEHLGRDILAGIKVEEIGIEGMKIDRMFFDQFVDVVKEDEVVADAIEAGDWERATDHVRREVLNKPEEYYTLEKLRKAVTADRRITLREILEKAYDIIPRFKTRNELLDEEFAKFVAELTPDQSSSVPALKTFFKAYVNDDRVRGIIDRKQFVDLATNPVLSMGDYENVPVNYRTLIPEYVKDYVSLNQFAS from the coding sequence ATGTCCGAAGCTACCGCGCGCATCAAAATCAATAAACTCCTCGAGAAGGCTGGATGGCGATTCTTCGCGGAAGGTGACAAGCCCACCAATATCCAACTTGAACCAAGTGTCACCATCAAGAAATCCAAACTTGACGACCTGGGTGACGATTTCGAAAAAACGACAACTGGATTTGTCGATTTCCTGCTGCTTGATGAGAAAGGTTTTCCGCTTGTCGTACTCGAGGCCAAGTCTGAAGACAAGGACCCGCTGGTCGGCAAGGAGCAAGCGAGAAAGTACGCGAAGTCGCTGAGATGTCGCTTCGTCATCCTTTCAAACGGAAATCTTCATTACTTCTGGGACCTCCGCCGGGGTAATCCCAACCAGATCACGTCATTTCCCACGCAAGACTCGGTAGGGCACTACAGCAAGTTCGAACCCGATCCGAAGCGTCTGGCCGACAAACCGGTTGACGACGACTTCATCGTACTCTCCCAGCGACCGAACTACCAGTCGGAAGCGGCATACCAGAACAAGAACGAGCGAAACGGATTCATCCGACACCACAAGCTGCGCTTTCTCCGGACATACCAGCTCAAGGCCGTACACGCCCTGCAGAAGGCTGTCAGCGAGGGCGGCGATCGTTTTCTCTTCGAGATGGCGACCGGCACAGGCAAGACCCTCACGGCCGCTGCGATCATCAAACTGTTCCTGCATACCCTGAATGCCCGGCGTGTCCTTTTCCTCGTGGACCGACTTGAACTGGAAGAGCAGGCCAGGAAGGTTTTCACCGAGCTGCTGTCATCCGACTTTCAGACCGTCGTCTACAAGGAACGAAGGGACGACTGGCGCCACGCCGAGATCGTCGTAACCACCGTGCAGTCCCTGCTGTTCAACAACAAGTATCAGGAACGCTTCTCGCCCACCGATTTCGACCTGGTGATATCGGATGAAGCCCACCGGTCCATCGGCGGCAACGCACGAGCGGTTTTCGAGTACTTCGTCGGGTACAAACTTGGACTGACGGCCACGCCACGCGATTACCTGAGAGGAGTGGATACCTCGGCTACTAACGTTCGGGATCCCCGTGAAACCGAGCGACGGATGCTGATGGACACCTACCGCACATTCGGTTGCGAAAGCGGTCAGCCGACTTTCCGTTATACCCTGCTTGATGGGGTGAAGGACGGTGTGCTCATCAATCCCACCGTGGTGGACGCGCGCACGGAAGTGACGACGCAGCTTCTTTCTGACGATGGATTCGTAGCAACCTTTATCGACGTCGAAGGTGAAGATCACGAAGAGGTGTACAAGCAGAGAGATTTCGAGAAGAAATTCTACTCCCAAAGTACCAATTACCTGTTCTGCGAAACGTTTCTGAAGAATGCCCTGCGTGACCCCGTAAGTGGTGAGATCGGCAAATCCATCATTTTCACCGTCAGCCAGACACACGCTGCCCGTCTCACGCAGATACTCAACGAGATTGCCGACAAAATGTACCTGGGCAGGTACCAGTCCAATTTTGCCGTACAGGTAACTTCCCAAGTTCAGGATGCCCAGCAGTTCACAATACGATTTACAAACAACAATCTCCACGGTTTTGGAAACGTGATATCCACCTATCGGACCAGTAAGGCCCGAGTATGCGTGACCGTCGGCATGATGACTACCGGGTATGACTGCCCGGACATCCTGAACCTGGGCCTCTTTCGTCCGATCTTCTCGCCGACGGACTTCATCCAGATAAAGGGCCGTGGTACACGCAAACACAACTTCCTCGATCTGTTGTTCGACGAGGAGCGCAAAGGCATGGTTACAGCTCCAGATAAGACCGCCTTCAAACTCTTCGATTTCTTTGGAAACTGCGAGTACTTCGAGGAAGAATACAACTACGACGAGATTCTGAAACTGCCGGCCCGCTGGAAGGAACCTGGTGAAGGAGAGATCGATCCGGTTGTTCTTGCTGATACGTACGAACACCTCGGCCGGGACATCCTCGCCGGAATAAAAGTAGAGGAAATCGGCATCGAGGGGATGAAAATCGACAGGATGTTCTTCGACCAGTTCGTGGACGTGGTGAAGGAGGACGAGGTCGTTGCGGACGCGATTGAAGCTGGCGACTGGGAACGGGCCACCGATCACGTAAGGCGAGAGGTCCTGAACAAGCCCGAGGAGTATTATACTCTTGAGAAGCTGCGCAAAGCCGTGACCGCGGACCGCCGGATCACCCTTCGCGAGATACTGGAGAAAGCCTACGACATCATCCCTAGGTTCAAAACCAGGAACGAACTGCTGGACGAGGAATTCGCTAAATTCGTGGCGGAGCTGACTCCTGATCAGAGCAGTTCGGTACCGGCACTGAAGACCTTTTTCAAAGCGTACGTAAATGACGACCGGGTTCGTGGCATCATCGACCGCAAGCAGTTCGTGGACCTCGCGACCAATCCGGTGTTATCCATGGGCGATTATGAAAACGTCCCTGTTAATTACCGCACGTTGATACCCGAATACGTCAAGGATTACGTGTCGCTCAATCAGTTTGCCAGCTAG
- a CDS encoding type II toxin-antitoxin system HicB family antitoxin — protein MKYKIALHQSAEGYSVSVPDLPGCWSEGRTEAEALENIETAIRAYLSVVDDLLLNAEVRED, from the coding sequence ATGAAGTACAAAATCGCCCTTCATCAGTCTGCCGAAGGATACAGCGTATCGGTACCCGACTTACCTGGATGCTGGTCCGAGGGTAGAACTGAAGCGGAAGCTCTCGAAAACATAGAAACCGCGATACGAGCGTACTTAAGCGTCGTAGACGATTTGCTGCTAAATGCAGAAGTACGAGAAGACTGA